Proteins encoded within one genomic window of Drosophila willistoni isolate 14030-0811.24 chromosome XL unlocalized genomic scaffold, UCI_dwil_1.1 Seg141, whole genome shotgun sequence:
- the LOC6649094 gene encoding TM2 domain-containing protein CG11103, which translates to MRQKLIVYGIFISFAITSPAADAIQARSDKEQAQTVVSGTAVQSVVPVQSSSASSSSSSSSASSNSAFNPLGPNVMCSFLPRDFLECKDPIDHRYNLTAKTEKGYGCLRFGGSTYEDVEHTKVQCTVYTDIDCFGPRTFYRDGVPCVRYTDHYFVTTLIYSMLLGFLGMDRFCLGQTGTAVGKLLTMGGVGVWWIIDVILLITNNLLPEDGSNWNPYV; encoded by the coding sequence ATgagacaaaaattaattgtatatggcatattcatttcatttgccatCACGAGTCCTGCCGCCGATGCAATACAGGCGCGCAGCGATAAGGAACAAGCCCAGACCGTTGTTTCTGGCACAGCTGTGCAATCTGTGGTACCAGTGCAATCATCCTCcgcgtcgtcatcatcatcatcatcctcggCGAGCTCGAATTCAGCCTTCAATCCGCTGGGTCCGAATGTGATGTGCTCATTTCTGCCACGCGATTTCCTAGAATGCAAAGACCCCATCGATCATCGGTACAATTTGACGGCAAAAACGGAAAAGGGCTATGGTTGCTTACGGTTCGGTGGTTCCACCTACGAGGATGTTGAGCACACTAAAGTCCAATGCACTGTATACACGGATATCGATTGCTTTGGCCCCCGAACTTTCTATCGCGATGGTGTGCCCTGTGTCCGGTATACGGACCATTATTTTGTCACAACCCTTATCTATAGCATGCTGCTCGGTTTTCTTGGCATGGATCGCTTCTGTTTGGGTCAAACGGGAACCGCCGTTGGCAAATTACTGACCATGGGCGGTGTTGGTGTTTGGTGGATAATCGATGTGATTCTATTGATCACAAATAATTTATTGCCCGAAGATGGCAGCAATTGGAATCCCTATGTTTAA
- the LOC6649093 gene encoding zinc finger protein ZPR1, with product MLSTADVAPSGTDTVPTSTEQEQEPKQPIFQAINAEQGEEVVEIESACMSCFQTGITRLLPTKIPFFREVVLMSFKCEHCGFTNNEMQSASEIQKSGIRIELEVNTESDLNRRVVRSDNSSIIIPEVELEIPVQSQKGEVTTVEGIIERTITGLSQDQEKRRIDHPTEAASIDAYIDRLREVKLVKSPFHLHLEDISGNSFIENPLAPAADPQLKVSHFTRSQKQNEELGLYAQNHELPDADAHLLKPIAEDEWPIENLHGEVLQFATNCPNCQAPCETNMKLTKIPHFKEVVIMATVCSQCGHKTNEVKSGGGVEPQGIRFKVRISTKEDLTRDVLKSETCSLSIPELEMEVGPHALCGRFTTVEGLLVAMRDQLDGTFFHDSADDTSKEQMTRFLNSFDAVMNLERVITLILEDPAGNTYVQSLNDDTDKNGIAVADDQLVVEHYDRSYDDNEDLGLNDMKTENYEKDA from the exons ATGTTATCAACTGCGGACGTTGCTCCTTCTGGCACTGATACTGTCCCGACTTCAacggagcaggagcaggaacCAAAACAGCCGATTTTTCAAGCGATTAATGCCGAACAGGGTGAGGAAGTTGTAGAAATAGAATCGGCATGTATGAGTTGCTTCCAAACGGGTATCACCCGGCTCTTGCCCACCAAAATTCCATTCTTTCGTGAGGTGGTGTTGATGTCTTTTAAATGTGAACACTGCGGTTTTACGAACAATGAGATGCAATCCGCATCGGAGATACAAAAATCGGGCATACGCATTGAACTGGAGGTGAACACTGAGAGTGATCTTAATCGGCGGGTGGTGCGATCAGATAATTCTAGTATTATCATACCCGAGGTCGAGTTGGAGATACCAGTGCAATCGCAAAAGGGCGAAGTCACCACTGTGGAGGGCATCATTGAAAGAACAATAACGGGTCTATCGCAGGATCAGGAAAAACGACGCATTGATCATCCCACCGAAGCGGCATCAATTGATGCGTACATAGACCGTTTGCGTGAAGTGAAACTGGTCAAGTCACCCTTCCATCTCCACCTGGAAGACATTTCGGGCAATAGTTTCATTGAGAATCCTCTGGCACCTGCCGCAGATCCGCAGCTAAAAGTTTCTCATTTCACGCGATCACAGAAGCAAAACGAAGAACTCG GTCTCTATGCACAGAATCACGAACTCCCAGATGCAGATGCTCATCTACTGAAGCCCATTGCCGAAGATGAGTGGCCCATTGAAAATCTTCATGGTGAAGTCTTGCAGTTTGCCACCAATTGTCCGAATTGCCAGGCACCCTGTGAGACAAACATGAAGTTAACGAAAATTCCCCACTTTAAAGAGGTTGTCATTATGGCCACTGTTTGCTCTCAATGTGGCCACAAGACCAACGAGGTTAAATCAGGTGGCGGAGTGGAGCCACAGGGCATACGTTTCAAGGTACGCATCTCCACAAAGGAGGACTTAACACGTGATGTACTCAAATCGGAAACATGCAGCCTATCCATACCGGAATTAGAAATGGAGGTTGGACCCCATGCCCTTTGTGGCCGATTTACCACAGTGGAGGGTCTCTTGGTGGCTATGCGTGACCAATTGGATGGAACTTTCTTCCACGACTCCGCCGATGATACGTCCAAGGAGCAAATGACAcgatttttaaattcatttgatGCTGTCATGAATTTGGAGCGTGTTATCACATTGATACTCGAGGATCCAGCAggcaatacatatgtacaatcGCTGAACGATGACACTGATAAGAATGGCATCGCTGTGGCCGATGATCAATTGGTTGTGGAGCATTATGATCGTTCCTACGACGACAACGAGGATTTGGGCTTAAACGATATGAAAACTGAGAACTATGAGAAGGATGCGTGA
- the LOC6649091 gene encoding neuroglian isoform X2 — protein MRRQSTMLAAILIAAIFGSATAMNNSPPRIIKQPPTDELLFKVAQQNKESDKPFIIECEADGQPEPEYSWIKNGKKFDWQAYDNRMLRQPGRGTLVITSPKDEDLGQYQCFASNEFGIATSNSVFVRKAELNAFKDEAAKTVEAVEGEPFSLQCEAPDGWPKPTVNWLIQQSIDGGIKSINNSRMTLDPEGTLWFSNLTRDDASDDFYYACSATSVFRNEYKIGNKVLLDVKQMGVSASQNKHQPKRQYVTRKNEVALRGKRVELYCIFGGTPLPQTVWSKDGHPIQWSDRITQGHYGKSLVIRQANRDDEGAYTCDVSNGVGNAQSYSINLKINAIPYFTEEPDFQNAAEDEEVVFNCKAAGFPEPTIQWIHNGKPIAQSPPNPRRTVTNNFIKIVQLTKADTGNYGCNATNSLGYVYKDVYLNVLALPPEIQEAPRDESTVDGRNITMRCRVFGAPKPQVKWLHGRKWLTGGRYNVLPNGDLSIDAVTFPDAGKYTCFAINKFGNKTAEGSLEVKEHTRITQEPQNYEVAAGQSATFRCNEAHDDTLELEIEWWKDGQAIDFDAEARFVKTNDNSLTIAKTMELDSGEYTCVARTKLDEATAKANLIVQDVPNAPRLLGISCQADKAEIRWEPQGDNRSPILHYTIQFNTSFTPASWDTAYEKVPSTDFSFVVQMSPWANYTFRVIAFNKIGPSPPSGHSEACTTQPAVPFKNPDNVVGQGTEPTNLVISWTPMPEIEHNGPKFHYRVYWKRDIAAAPWQSKEIDDWHQNNIVITDQPTFVKYHIKVAAINGNGASNVSPEEIVGYSGEDRPLEAPTNFSMRQVTTATTAYMRWNPVSPESVRGHFKGYKIQTWTEKEGEEGLREIHVKGDSNEALVTQFKADSKNFARVLAYNGRFNGPASAVIDFDTPEGVPSPVQSLDAYPLGSSAFFLTWKKPLSPNGKLTGYKIYHEEVKGSYVSERQEYRKVIDDPRTTRAKIVGFKPNTKYRITIVATTKMGEGAVNYIEKRTLSDANLLPAPPTFTWEQLPSDNGLAKYRINWQPNTEGHPGTHFFTKYRVKGDSQWKRMNDEIGEDYQIIEGLSPDTVYEIRAVSVDGKQEMESAAQEIDTNSVEGPIMVPNENLANAGWFIGMMLALAFIIILFIIICIVRRNRGGKYDVHDRELANGRRDYPDEGGFHEYSQPLDNKSAGRQSVSSANKPGGGGGVESDTDSMAEYGDGDTGMNEDGSFIGQYGRKGL, from the exons ATATAGCTGGATAAAGAACGGCAAAAAATTCGATTGGCAGGCATACGATAATCGTATGTTACGTCAACCTGGACGCGGTACTTTGGTTATTACATCACCCAAGGATGAGGATCTGGGTCAATATCAATGCTTTGCATCCAATGAATTTGGTATTGCCACCTCGAATTCCGTTTTCGTACGCAAAGCCGAGCTGAACGCCTTCAAGGACGAGGCAGCCAAGACAGTGGAAGCCGTTGAGGGTGAACCCTTCTCATTGCAATGCGAGGCTCCCGATGGTTGGCCCAAGCCGACAGTCAATTGGCTTATCCAACAGTCCATCGATGGTGGCATCAAATCAATTAATAACTCCCGCATGACACTCGATCCTGAGGGCACACTATGGTTCTCGAATTTGACACGTGACGATGCTAGCGATGATTTCTATTATGCCTGTTCGGCCACTTCGGTCTTTCGTAATGAGTACAAAATTGGTAACAAGGTGCTATTGGATGTCAAACAGATGGGTGTCAGTGCATCACAGAATAAACATCAGCCCAAGCGGCAATATGTGACGCGTAAGAATGAGGTGGCATTGCGGGGCAAACGTGTGGAATTGTATTGCATCTTTGGTGGCACACCGCTGCCGCAGACAGTGTGGAGTAAGGATGGCCATCCGATACAATGGAGCGATCGCATAACTCAGGGTCATTATGGTAAATCTTTGGTCATACGGCAAGCGAATCGTGACGACGAAGGCGCCTACACATGCGATGTATCCAATGGCGTGGGCAATGCCCAATCCTATTCGAttaatttgaaaatcaatGCCATTCCCTATTTCACCGAGGAGCCTGATTTCCAGAATGCCGCCGAAGATGAGGAGGTTGTATTCAATTGCAAGGCAGCTGGTTTCCCCGAGCCGACAATCCAATGGATACACAATGGCAAACCAATTGCCCAGAGTCCACCAAATCCCCGACGCACTGTGACcaataatttcattaaaattgtcCAACTGACCAAGGCCGATACGGGTAATTATGGTTGCAATGCCACCAACTCGCTCGGTTATGTCTACAAGGATGTCTATCTGAATGTGTTGGCTCTGCCGCCAGAGATTCAGGAGGCACCACGCGATGAGTCCACTGTCGATGGTCGCAACATTACGATGCGTTGTCGTGTCTTTGGTGCACCCAAGCCACAGGTGAAATGGTTGCATGGACGTAAATGGCTGACTGGCGGACGTTATAATGTCCTGCCCAATGGTGATCTATCAATTGATGCTGTGACCTTCCCAGATGCTGGCAAATACACTTGCTTTGCGATCAATAAGTTTGGCAACAAGACAGCCGAAGGATCTCTGGAGGTAAAGGAGCATACGAGAATCACACAGGAGCCACAGAACTATGAAGTTGCGGCCGGACAATCGGCCACCTTCCGTTGCAACGAGGCGCACGATGATACGCTAGAGCTAGAGATTGAATGGTGGAAAGATGGTCAGGCTATTGATTTCGATGCCGAGGCAAGGTTCGTTAAGACCAATGACAATTCGCTGACTATTGCCAAGACCATGGAATTGGATTCGGGTGAATATACATGTGTGGCACGCACCAAACTGGATGAGGCAACGGCCAAGGCCAATTTGATTGTACAGGATGTGCCAAATGCACCAAGACTTCTTGGCATTTCGTGTCAGGCCGATAAGGCGGAAATCCGATGGGAACCCCAGGGTGATAATCGTTCACCCATTCTTCATTATACCATACAATTCAATACGAGTTTCACTCCCGCCTCCTGGGACACGGCATACGAGAAAGTGCCCAGTACGGACTTCTCATTTGTCGTCCAAATGTCACCATGGGCCAATTACACATTCCGTGTGATTGCATTCAATAAGATTGGTCCATCACCGCCATCGGGACACAGCGAAGCGTGTACCACTCAGCCCGCTGTGCCCTTCAAGAATCCCGATAATGTTGTCGGCCAGGGTACTGAGCCCACCAACTTAGTCATCTCCTGGACCCCGATGCCCGAAATTGAGCACAATGGACCGAAATTCCATTACCGTGTCTACTGGAAACGTGATATAGCCGCCGCACCATGGCAATCGAAGGAAATCGATGATTGGCATCAGAATAATATTGTGATTACCGATCAGCCGACATTTGTTAAATATCACATCAAGGTAGCGGCCATCAATGGCAATGGTGCATCGAATGTCTCCCCTGAGGAAATTGTCGGCTATTCTGGAGAAGATCGTCCACTCGAGGCGCCCACGAATTTCAGTATGCGTCAGGTGACAACAGCGACCACAGCGTATATGCGTTGGAATCCCGTAAGTCCCGAATCGGTGCGTGGCCATTTCAAGGGCTACAAGATCCAAACCTGGACCGAAAAGGAAGGCGAAGAGGGACTACGTGAAATTCATGTTAAAGGCGATTCGAATGAAGCTCTAGTCACACAATTCAAGGCCGATTCCAAGAACTTTGCACGTGTCCTGGCCTACAATGGACGTTTCAATGGACCTGCTAGCGCTGTCATTGATTTCGATACACCCGAAGGTGTACCATCACCGGTTCAATCCCTAGATGCCTATCCTTTGGGATCATCAGCCTTTTTCCTAACCTGGAAGAAACCCCTCTCGCCCAATGGCAAGCTGACTGGCTATAAAATCTATCATGAGGAGGTCAAGGGCAGTTATGTGAGCGAACGTCAGGAATATCGCAAAGTGATCGATGATCCACGTACCACTCGAGCCAAAATCGTTGGATTCAAACCGAACACCAAATATCGCATTACCATTGTGGCCACCACAAAAATGGGCGAAGGTGCTGT AAACTACATTGAGAAGCGAACACTGAGTGATGCTAACTTGCTGCCAGCTCCACCAACATTCACTTGGGAGCAATTGCCATCGGATAATGGTTTGGCCAAATATCGCATTAACTGGCAACCCAATACAGAGGGACATCCGGGCACGCATTTCTTCACCAAGTACAG AGTCAAGGGTGATTCACAATGGAAGCGTATGAATGATGAAATCGGTGAGGATTATCAAATAATTGAAGGCCTCAGTCCCGATACAGTCTATGAGATACGTGCCGTGTCCGTTGATGGCAAACAGGAGATGGAAAGTGCTGCCCAAGAGATCGATACGAATAGCGTAGAGGGACCCATAATGGTTCCCAATGAGAACCTAGCGAATGCCGGTTGGTTTATTGGCATGATGTTGGCCTTGGCCTTCATCATCATTCTGTTTATCATCATTTGCATTGTGCGGCGTAATCGCGGCGGCAAATATGATGTACACGATCGTGAGCTGGCCAACGGCAGACGCGATTATCCCGATGAGGGTGGTTTCCATGAGTACTCGCAACC TTTGGATAACAAGAGCGCTGGTCGCCAATCCGTGAGTTCAGCGAATAAACCaggcggcggtggcggtgtGGAAAGCGACACCGACTCAATGGCCGAGTATGGTGATGGCGATACAG GCATGAACGAAGATGGATCCTTTATTGGTCAATATGGACGCAAAGGACTTtga
- the LOC6649091 gene encoding neuroglian isoform X1 — MRRQSTMLAAILIAAIFGSATAMNNSPPRIIKQPPTDELLFKVAQQNKESDKPFIIECEADGQPEPEYSWIKNGKKFDWQAYDNRMLRQPGRGTLVITSPKDEDLGQYQCFASNEFGIATSNSVFVRKAELNAFKDEAAKTVEAVEGEPFSLQCEAPDGWPKPTVNWLIQQSIDGGIKSINNSRMTLDPEGTLWFSNLTRDDASDDFYYACSATSVFRNEYKIGNKVLLDVKQMGVSASQNKHQPKRQYVTRKNEVALRGKRVELYCIFGGTPLPQTVWSKDGHPIQWSDRITQGHYGKSLVIRQANRDDEGAYTCDVSNGVGNAQSYSINLKINAIPYFTEEPDFQNAAEDEEVVFNCKAAGFPEPTIQWIHNGKPIAQSPPNPRRTVTNNFIKIVQLTKADTGNYGCNATNSLGYVYKDVYLNVLALPPEIQEAPRDESTVDGRNITMRCRVFGAPKPQVKWLHGRKWLTGGRYNVLPNGDLSIDAVTFPDAGKYTCFAINKFGNKTAEGSLEVKEHTRITQEPQNYEVAAGQSATFRCNEAHDDTLELEIEWWKDGQAIDFDAEARFVKTNDNSLTIAKTMELDSGEYTCVARTKLDEATAKANLIVQDVPNAPRLLGISCQADKAEIRWEPQGDNRSPILHYTIQFNTSFTPASWDTAYEKVPSTDFSFVVQMSPWANYTFRVIAFNKIGPSPPSGHSEACTTQPAVPFKNPDNVVGQGTEPTNLVISWTPMPEIEHNGPKFHYRVYWKRDIAAAPWQSKEIDDWHQNNIVITDQPTFVKYHIKVAAINGNGASNVSPEEIVGYSGEDRPLEAPTNFSMRQVTTATTAYMRWNPVSPESVRGHFKGYKIQTWTEKEGEEGLREIHVKGDSNEALVTQFKADSKNFARVLAYNGRFNGPASAVIDFDTPEGVPSPVQSLDAYPLGSSAFFLTWKKPLSPNGKLTGYKIYHEEVKGSYVSERQEYRKVIDDPRTTRAKIVGFKPNTKYRITIVATTKMGEGAVNYIEKRTLSDANLLPAPPTFTWEQLPSDNGLAKYRINWQPNTEGHPGTHFFTKYRVKGDSQWKRMNDEIGEDYQIIEGLSPDTVYEIRAVSVDGKQEMESAAQEIDTNSVEGPIMVPNENLANAGWFIGMMLALAFIIILFIIICIVRRNRGGKYDVHDRELANGRRDYPDEGGFHEYSQPLDNKSAGRQSVSSANKPGGGGGVESDTDSMAEYGDGDTGQFTEDGSFIGQYVPGKLQPPVSPQPLNNSAAAHHQGPTSAAGSAAPQTSGPAAASSSGSSPGGAAATGSNNTAAVATYV; from the exons ATATAGCTGGATAAAGAACGGCAAAAAATTCGATTGGCAGGCATACGATAATCGTATGTTACGTCAACCTGGACGCGGTACTTTGGTTATTACATCACCCAAGGATGAGGATCTGGGTCAATATCAATGCTTTGCATCCAATGAATTTGGTATTGCCACCTCGAATTCCGTTTTCGTACGCAAAGCCGAGCTGAACGCCTTCAAGGACGAGGCAGCCAAGACAGTGGAAGCCGTTGAGGGTGAACCCTTCTCATTGCAATGCGAGGCTCCCGATGGTTGGCCCAAGCCGACAGTCAATTGGCTTATCCAACAGTCCATCGATGGTGGCATCAAATCAATTAATAACTCCCGCATGACACTCGATCCTGAGGGCACACTATGGTTCTCGAATTTGACACGTGACGATGCTAGCGATGATTTCTATTATGCCTGTTCGGCCACTTCGGTCTTTCGTAATGAGTACAAAATTGGTAACAAGGTGCTATTGGATGTCAAACAGATGGGTGTCAGTGCATCACAGAATAAACATCAGCCCAAGCGGCAATATGTGACGCGTAAGAATGAGGTGGCATTGCGGGGCAAACGTGTGGAATTGTATTGCATCTTTGGTGGCACACCGCTGCCGCAGACAGTGTGGAGTAAGGATGGCCATCCGATACAATGGAGCGATCGCATAACTCAGGGTCATTATGGTAAATCTTTGGTCATACGGCAAGCGAATCGTGACGACGAAGGCGCCTACACATGCGATGTATCCAATGGCGTGGGCAATGCCCAATCCTATTCGAttaatttgaaaatcaatGCCATTCCCTATTTCACCGAGGAGCCTGATTTCCAGAATGCCGCCGAAGATGAGGAGGTTGTATTCAATTGCAAGGCAGCTGGTTTCCCCGAGCCGACAATCCAATGGATACACAATGGCAAACCAATTGCCCAGAGTCCACCAAATCCCCGACGCACTGTGACcaataatttcattaaaattgtcCAACTGACCAAGGCCGATACGGGTAATTATGGTTGCAATGCCACCAACTCGCTCGGTTATGTCTACAAGGATGTCTATCTGAATGTGTTGGCTCTGCCGCCAGAGATTCAGGAGGCACCACGCGATGAGTCCACTGTCGATGGTCGCAACATTACGATGCGTTGTCGTGTCTTTGGTGCACCCAAGCCACAGGTGAAATGGTTGCATGGACGTAAATGGCTGACTGGCGGACGTTATAATGTCCTGCCCAATGGTGATCTATCAATTGATGCTGTGACCTTCCCAGATGCTGGCAAATACACTTGCTTTGCGATCAATAAGTTTGGCAACAAGACAGCCGAAGGATCTCTGGAGGTAAAGGAGCATACGAGAATCACACAGGAGCCACAGAACTATGAAGTTGCGGCCGGACAATCGGCCACCTTCCGTTGCAACGAGGCGCACGATGATACGCTAGAGCTAGAGATTGAATGGTGGAAAGATGGTCAGGCTATTGATTTCGATGCCGAGGCAAGGTTCGTTAAGACCAATGACAATTCGCTGACTATTGCCAAGACCATGGAATTGGATTCGGGTGAATATACATGTGTGGCACGCACCAAACTGGATGAGGCAACGGCCAAGGCCAATTTGATTGTACAGGATGTGCCAAATGCACCAAGACTTCTTGGCATTTCGTGTCAGGCCGATAAGGCGGAAATCCGATGGGAACCCCAGGGTGATAATCGTTCACCCATTCTTCATTATACCATACAATTCAATACGAGTTTCACTCCCGCCTCCTGGGACACGGCATACGAGAAAGTGCCCAGTACGGACTTCTCATTTGTCGTCCAAATGTCACCATGGGCCAATTACACATTCCGTGTGATTGCATTCAATAAGATTGGTCCATCACCGCCATCGGGACACAGCGAAGCGTGTACCACTCAGCCCGCTGTGCCCTTCAAGAATCCCGATAATGTTGTCGGCCAGGGTACTGAGCCCACCAACTTAGTCATCTCCTGGACCCCGATGCCCGAAATTGAGCACAATGGACCGAAATTCCATTACCGTGTCTACTGGAAACGTGATATAGCCGCCGCACCATGGCAATCGAAGGAAATCGATGATTGGCATCAGAATAATATTGTGATTACCGATCAGCCGACATTTGTTAAATATCACATCAAGGTAGCGGCCATCAATGGCAATGGTGCATCGAATGTCTCCCCTGAGGAAATTGTCGGCTATTCTGGAGAAGATCGTCCACTCGAGGCGCCCACGAATTTCAGTATGCGTCAGGTGACAACAGCGACCACAGCGTATATGCGTTGGAATCCCGTAAGTCCCGAATCGGTGCGTGGCCATTTCAAGGGCTACAAGATCCAAACCTGGACCGAAAAGGAAGGCGAAGAGGGACTACGTGAAATTCATGTTAAAGGCGATTCGAATGAAGCTCTAGTCACACAATTCAAGGCCGATTCCAAGAACTTTGCACGTGTCCTGGCCTACAATGGACGTTTCAATGGACCTGCTAGCGCTGTCATTGATTTCGATACACCCGAAGGTGTACCATCACCGGTTCAATCCCTAGATGCCTATCCTTTGGGATCATCAGCCTTTTTCCTAACCTGGAAGAAACCCCTCTCGCCCAATGGCAAGCTGACTGGCTATAAAATCTATCATGAGGAGGTCAAGGGCAGTTATGTGAGCGAACGTCAGGAATATCGCAAAGTGATCGATGATCCACGTACCACTCGAGCCAAAATCGTTGGATTCAAACCGAACACCAAATATCGCATTACCATTGTGGCCACCACAAAAATGGGCGAAGGTGCTGT AAACTACATTGAGAAGCGAACACTGAGTGATGCTAACTTGCTGCCAGCTCCACCAACATTCACTTGGGAGCAATTGCCATCGGATAATGGTTTGGCCAAATATCGCATTAACTGGCAACCCAATACAGAGGGACATCCGGGCACGCATTTCTTCACCAAGTACAG AGTCAAGGGTGATTCACAATGGAAGCGTATGAATGATGAAATCGGTGAGGATTATCAAATAATTGAAGGCCTCAGTCCCGATACAGTCTATGAGATACGTGCCGTGTCCGTTGATGGCAAACAGGAGATGGAAAGTGCTGCCCAAGAGATCGATACGAATAGCGTAGAGGGACCCATAATGGTTCCCAATGAGAACCTAGCGAATGCCGGTTGGTTTATTGGCATGATGTTGGCCTTGGCCTTCATCATCATTCTGTTTATCATCATTTGCATTGTGCGGCGTAATCGCGGCGGCAAATATGATGTACACGATCGTGAGCTGGCCAACGGCAGACGCGATTATCCCGATGAGGGTGGTTTCCATGAGTACTCGCAACC TTTGGATAACAAGAGCGCTGGTCGCCAATCCGTGAGTTCAGCGAATAAACCaggcggcggtggcggtgtGGAAAGCGACACCGACTCAATGGCCGAGTATGGTGATGGCGATACAG GTCAATTCACTGAAGATGGTTCGTTCATTGGGCAATATGTACCGGGAAAGCTACAACCTCCGGTTAGTCCACAACCTCTGAACAATTCGGCAGCGGCCCATCATCAGGGTCCAACGTCGGCGGCGGGGTCAGCGGCGCCACAGACGAGCGGACCAGCTGCAGCATCATCATCTGGCTCATCGCCCGGAGGAGCTGCTGCCACTGGTTCCAATAATACAGCTGCTGTAGCCACTTATGTCTAA
- the LOC6649092 gene encoding protein quiver, which produces MQLNVFIYLSAICFMIILPGFQIEGLLRRCYQCRSRGELGSCKDPFTYNATDVDHEPGLAAIPCASGWCGKVIEGGGTYAIDDYDLAIQRMCVQRGPDDNMDRCADTIYNYKKVYMCFCQGDLCNSAPSATKTSHMLLQLLMPISLFFGFQHWF; this is translated from the exons ATGCAATTGAATGTGTTCATTTATTTAAGTGCAATATGCTTTATGATCATATTGCCAGGCTTTCAGATTGAGG GCCTTCTGCGTCGCTGCTATCAATGCCGTTCGCGTGGCGAACTCGGCAGTTGCAAGGATCCCTTCACCTACAATGCTACCGATGTGGATCATGAGCCCGGACTGGCAGCCATACCCTGCGCCAGCGGGTGGTGCGGCAAGGTCATTGAAGGCGGCGGCACCTATGCCATAGACGACTATGACTTGGCCATACAGCGAATGTGCGTGCAAAGGGGTCCCGATGATAATATGGATCGTTGTGCCGACACTATATACAATTATAAAAAAGTCTACATGTGCTTCTGCCAGGGGGATTTGTGTAATTCGGCACCGTCAGCTACAAAAACAAGCCACATGTTGCTGCAGCTTCTTATGCcgatttctttgttttttggatTTCAACATTGGTTTTAA